A window from Fragaria vesca subsp. vesca linkage group LG5, FraVesHawaii_1.0, whole genome shotgun sequence encodes these proteins:
- the LOC101306534 gene encoding ras-related protein RABB1b-like, which translates to MSHEYAYLFKYIIIGDTAVGKSCLLLEFIEKKFRPVYDATIGVEFGTRIITVEGKPMKLQLWDTAGAERFQSITRTYYRGAAGALLVFDVTRRETFNNLTKWLHDAREYADRNLTIMLIGNKCDLGSKRVVQTEEGEQFAEQNGLLYLETSTRTGGNVEEAFTKTTEKILQNINEGTIDMSTGAPGIKIGYGLPPPGAAGDVAQRGGCCS; encoded by the coding sequence ATGTCTCATGAATACGCCTACCTCTTCAAGTACATCATCATCGGCGACACAGCTGTAGGGAAATCGTGCCTGCTCTTGGAATTCATCGAAAAGAAGTTTCGGCCTGTGTACGATGCCACCATTGGTGTTGAGTTTGGCACTCGCATCATCACTGTTGAGGGTAAACCGATGAAGCTCCAGCTGTGGGACACTGCTGGAGCAGAACGTTTTCAATCCATCACTAGAACTTACTACAGAGGAGCAGCTGGAGCACTTCTGGTTTTCGACGTAACCAGGAGGGAGACCTTTAATAATCTCACGAAATGGCTACATGATGCACGGGAGTATGCCGATCGGAACCTCACAATCATGCTCATAGGGAACAAATGTGACCTTGGTAGTAAAAGGGTTGTCCAGACTGAGGAAGGCGAGCAATTCGCAGAGCAGAATGGACTTTTATACTTGGAAACATCTACAAGAACTGGTGGTAACGTTGAGGAGGCTTTCACGAAAACTACTGAAAAGATTCTTCAAAATATAAATGAAGGCACGATCGATATGTCGACTGGGGCACCTGGAATCAAGATTGGATATGGACTACCACCCCCAGGTGCAGCAGGTGATGTTGCTCAAAGGGGAGGATGTTGCAGCTAA
- the LOC101298225 gene encoding protein BUD31 homolog 2-like — MPKVKTNRIKHPEGWELIEPTLHELEAKMKEADNDTHDGKRICETLWPIFKITHQKSRYIFDLYHRRKEIPKELYEFCLDQRHADSKLIAKWKKPGYERLCCLGCMQPGDHNFATTCVCRVPKHLREEKVIECVHCGCKGCASGD, encoded by the coding sequence ATGCCCAAGGTAAAGACTAACCGAATCAAGCACCCAGAAGGCTGGGAACTGATTGAGCCTACTCTTCATGAGCTAGAAGCAAAGATGAAAGAAGCTGATAATGACACCCATGATGGTAAGAGAATATGTGAGACTTTATGGCCTATTTTCAAAATAACACATCAAAAGAGCCGCTACATTTTTGATCTTTACCATCGGAGAAAAGAAATACCCAAGGAATTGTATGAATTCTGCTTGGACCAACGTCACGCAGACAGCAAGCTAATTGCAAAGTGGAAGAAGCCTGGTTACGAACGCCTCTGCTGTTTAGGGTGCATGCAACCTGGGGATCATAATTTTGCGACTACCTGCGTCTGCCGAGTGCCCAAGCATCTAAGAGAGGAGAAAGTCATAGAATGCGTCCACTGTGGCTGCAAGGGCTGTGCCAGTGGAGATTGA